One genomic window of Hydra vulgaris chromosome 03, alternate assembly HydraT2T_AEP includes the following:
- the LOC136078611 gene encoding uncharacterized protein LOC136078611, with amino-acid sequence MAFLIINHYLSSATSLDILANEIKTTNVFLYEYRENGFSDAHIKAPEIAEVLGIEKVYPIVRSQKKKSISSYECVDHTRMKKSERFEQISIVTKLYDFLYRSENLIKAYSEDSEIELKRFVIVIKEEKNTLLKSAHDFLNYIYKEELQDVYPNLVIALRIFLTLPIAVASAGRSFSKSTMVDERLSSLAMLSIENEFARK; translated from the exons ATGGCCTTTCTTATTATCAATCATTATTTG TCTTCTGCAACCTCTCTCGACATATTAGCTAATGAAATAAAGACAACAAATGTATTTCTTTATGAGTATCGCGAAAATGGATTTTCCGACGCACATATTAAGGCACCAGAAATCGCAGAGGTATTGGGCATTGAAAAGGTTTATCCAATAGTGcgttcacaaaaaaaaaaatcgatttcTTCATACGAGTGTGTTGATCACACTCGTATGAAGAAATCGGAGCGTTTTGAACAGATCAGTATTGTCACAAAGCTTTATGATTTTCTTTACCGATCTGAGAATCTTATCAAAGCCT ATTCTGAGGATTCGGAAATAGAGTTAAAACGATTTGTCATAGTTATAAAGGAGGAAAAAAATACTCTCCTAAAATCTGCGCATGACTTCCTGAACTACATATACAAAGAAGAGCTGCAAGACGTTTATCCCAATCTAGTTATTGCGTTACGAATCTTTCTTACTTTACCAATCGCTGTTGCAAGTGCAGGACGTAGCTTCAGcaa GTCAACAATGGTCGATGAACGTTTGTCTTCCTTAGCAATGCTGTCAATTGAGAACGAGTTTGCAAGGAAATAA
- the LOC136078612 gene encoding uncharacterized protein LOC136078612, whose amino-acid sequence METGITNVHKPGKIIATKGKRQVSKITSGERGATVTVVCAMSASGTYVPPLFIFPRKRMTDRLAVGAPSGSIIRVSYSGWTDSSLFIEWLTHFVAVTHASKTNEQVIVLDGHHSHKTLEAINFCRDNGIHLITLPPHCTPRCNL is encoded by the coding sequence ATGGAAACTGGAATCACAAATGTCCATAAGCCAGGAAAAATAATTGCAACGAAAGGCAAACGACAAGTTTCGAAAATAACTAGTGGAGAAAGAGGTGCTACTGTGACAGTTGTGTGTGCAATGAGTGCAAGTGGCACTTATGTCCCACCCTTATTTATATTTCCCCGTAAGCGAATGACTGATAGGCTGGCTGTTGGTGCACCTTCAGGCTCAATTATTAGAGTTAGCTACAGTGGATGGACTGATTCATCTTTATTCATTGAATGGTTAACACATTTTGTTGCTGTGACTCATGCATCTAAAACTAATGAGCAAGTAATTGTACTTGATGGTCATCACAGTCACAAAACACTTGAGGCCATTAACTTTTGTCGTGACAATGGGATCCATCTCATAACTCTTCCACCTCATTGTACACCAAGATGCAACCTTTAg